The genomic DNA CTTCGCAGAAGAACGTGGAGAAGTAGCCATGACGCGACTCGCCCAGACCGCCGGCCTGAACGACATCCAGCAGGAAATCCTCTCCACGGTCCGGGATTTCGTCGACAAGGAGATCATTCCGGTCGCGACCCAGTTGGAGCACCGCGACGAGTACCCGACGGAGATCGTCGAGGGGCTCAAGGAACTGGGTCTGTTCGGGCTGATGATCCCCGAGGAGTACGGCGGCCTGGGTGAGTCGCTTCTCACATACGCGCTCTGCGTCGAGGAGATCGCACGCGGCTGGATGAGCGTGTCGGGAATCATCAACACGCACTTCATCGTGGCGTACATGCTCAAGCAGCACGGCACCCAGGAGCAGAAGGACACGTTCCTGCCGCGGATGGCGCTGGGCGAGGTCCGGGGCGCGTTCTCGATGTCCGAGCCGGCGCTGGGCTCCGACGTCTCGGCCATCACCTCCAAGGGCGTCAGGGACGGCGACGAGTACGTCCTGAACGGCCAGAAGATGTGGCTGACGAACGGCGGCACGTCCTCGCTCGTCGCCGTGCTGTGCCGAAGTGACGAAGGCCACCCCGAGGGGACGGCCCCGCACAAGTCGATGACGACCTTCCTGGTCGAGAAGGAGCCGGGCTTCGGTGAGGTCCGTCCGGGGCTCACCATTCCCGGGAAGATCGACAAGATGGGTTACAAGGGCGTCGACACGACGGAACTCATCATGGACGGACTGCGCATTCCGGCCAATCGTGTACTAGGCGGCACCACCGGCCGAGGGTTTTACCAAATGATGGACGGTGTCGAGGTCGGCCGGGTGAATGTGGCCGCGCGTGGTTGCGGCGTCGCTCAGCGTGCATTCGAACTGGGCGTTTCCTACGCTCAGCAACGCCACACCTTCGGAAAGCCGATCGCCCAGCACCAGGCGATCCAGTTCAAGCTGGCCGAAATGGCCACCAAGGTCGAAGCGGCGCATGCGATGATGGTGAATGCAGCGCGCAAAAAGGACTCCGGGGAACGAAACGACCTGGAGGCAGGGATGGCGAAGTACCTCGCCTCCGAATACTGCAAGGAAGTCGTCGAGGACGCCTTCCGCATCCACGGCGGTTACGGCTTCTCCAAGGAGTACGAGATCGAGCGCCTCTACCGGGAGGCCCCGATGCTGTTGATCGGTGAAGGTACCGCCGAAATCCAGAAAATGATCATTGGGCGCCGACTCCTCGAGGAGTACCGGTTCCAGGGCTGATTGTCCCCTTCGAGGTGATTTAGCCGCGAAGAAGATCACACCCTGTCATCCTCAGCCGGTGCCTTCCAGCCGTCCGACTCGGCTGCTGGCTTGCCCAGTTGCGGCCCGCAACCGATAGCATCGCCGGAAAAGCCGCCGTCCCCCGTTGCCAGCGCGGCATCATCCGCTACGAAGGTCATCCATGCCCGACAGCCAAACCTCTGCATCACGCGGCGGAGTCCGCCTTGCGCGCGGAGCTTCGCCGTGGCTCCTCCCGACCGTCGCCACCGCGGCGCTCAGCCTCACCCGGGCCCGCAAGTCCGGACGCTGGGCCGCCGTGGCCGTGCCCACCACCGCACTCGCGGCGGGCATGCTGTGGTTCTTCCGCGACCCCGAGCGCGAGATCACCCAGGGCCGAGTCATCTCTCCGGCCGACGGCGTGGTGCAGAGCATCATGCCGTGGAAGGACGGGCGCACCCGCGTCGCGATCTTCATGAGCCCGCTGAATGTCCACGTCAACCGTGCGCCTCTGGCGGGCACGGTGACATCGGTCGAGCACATCCCTGGTGGGTTCGTCCCGGCGTTCAACAAGGAGAGCGAGAACAACGAGCGCGTTGTCTGGCACTTCGACACCGAGCTCGGTGACATCGAGATGGTGCAGATCGCGGGTGCGGTTGCCCGTCGCATCGTCCCGTACATCCCGCAGGGCACGAAGGTGGAGCAGGGCGAGCGCATCGGCCTGATCCGCTTCGGCTCCCGGGTCGACATCTACCTTCCGGAAGGTATCGATGTCGCGGTCGAGGTCGGCCAGGCCACCACCGCGGGGGTGACTCGAATTGACCGTGATTGATCCCGACACACAGGCCGGCTGGGTGCCGGAGGCCGAGTCCGAGGACGACGTCGAGGACATGCCGCTGTCTCTGCGGCTGTCGATAGCGGACACCCTCACTCTCGGTAATGCCACGTGCGGTTTCATGGCGGTGTACTTCACCACCACGGGGATCCTCATCCCGCACCTCACGGGCAGCGACGAGAGCGGCATGGCCCGGCACTCGGCGGCCACCGCCGTGATCCTGATGCTCCTCGCCGCGGTCTTCGACCTCTTCGACGGGCTGGTGGCGCGCAAGCTCCGCAGCTCGCCGATGGGCGCGGAGCTGGACAACCTCTCGGACCTGATCAGCTTCGGCCTCGCCCCGGCGTACTTCGTACTCGTGTACGGCATGGTCGCGGACGACGCGCACCAGAGGGTGTCGGCGCTCGCGGCGATCGTCGTGCTGCTGGCCGTGGTGCTGAGACTGGCCAGATTCTCCTGTGTGACCATGAAGGACGGCATGTTCCAGGGCATGCCGAGCCCCTTCGGAGCGCTCACGGTCGTCTCGATCGTCCTCCTGGAGCTGCCCTTCGTACCGACGCTGCTCGCGATCGTCGGAGTGGCGTGGCTGATGGTCAGCCGGGTCGAGTACCCGAAGCCGCGGGGTGTCCTCGCGGTGGCGATGCTCAGCTGGATCGTCGGCGCCATGGGACTGCTCGCCGCCTGGGCGTTCGACGCCCCCGGTGGTCAGCTGCTCCTCCAGACCGGCTGCGCGCTGCAGGTGGTCCTGGGCGCGGTCATCCCGCTCTTCGCGACGGCGCGGCGGGTGAACACCTTCCGCGACAACCGGCGCGAGGCACGGGCGGCTCAGCTGCCCTAGCGGTACAGCACAAGACGTACGAGGGCCCGGGTGCTTCCCCAGCACCCGGGCCCTCCTGCATGTCGTGGTGGCGCACCTTCCCGGTGCGGTCTTCGCGATCATCGTTCGGCGGACGCCGACGTCACAGAGCCGGTCGGGAGTGCGCTCTCCCGGCCGGCTCCGCGGGTCTGCCCGGCGACCGCTACGCCTCCCAGCGGGCGGCGAGCAGGAGCGCGATGTCGTCGGGCCGGTCGGACTCCTGCTTCGCCTCCCGGATCACCAGATCCGCCATGTCGGCGAGCGACGGCAGGTCTGCTCGCTCGATCGTGGAGCGCAGCCGCTCGATGCCCAGATCGATGTCGGTCCCTGTGTGCTCGACCAGTCCGTCGGTGAACAGCGTCAGGATCGCGCCGGGGTCCAGGAGGAGGTCGTTGACCGGGTAGGAGGCACGGGGGGCGACACCGAGCACGATGCCGCCCGGCAGGTCCAGGACCTCGGTCGTGTGGTCGGGGTGGCGGAGCAAGGGCTGCGGGTGCCCGGCGCGGACCGCCTGGGTGCGGCCGGTGACGGGGTCGAGGACGACGTAGCAGCAGCTGGCGATCTGGCCGGGGTCGAGGTCGATGAGCAGCCGGTTGGTGCCGCTCACCACCTCCTGCGGATCATGCCCGCTGAGGGCGAAAGCCCTTACCGCGCTCCGTAGTTGGCCCATGGTCGCGGCGGCGGCGACTCCGTGCCCCTGGACGTCCCCGATGACCAGGGCCAGTCCGCGCTCCGTCTCGATGACGTCGTACCAGTCGCCCCCGACGTCCATGCCCTGGGTGCCGGCGAGATACCGCCCGGCGGTCTCGACGTGCTCGAGTACGGGCAGCCGGTGCGGCAGCAGGGCGTTCTGCAGGCCGCGGGCCAGGGCGGATTCCGTGTCGTACCGCTGGGCCCGCTGGAGGGACTGGGCGATGAGGCCGGCGAGCGCGGTGAGGACCGTGCGTTCCTCGGGGGTGAAACCGCGCGGGTGGTCGAAGCCGAGGATGCAGGAGCCGACGGGCCGACCGGAGGCGATCAGCGGCAGGAAGGCGCGGGCGCCGACGTCGGCGTCCAGGGGGATGCCGGGGTAGGCGGCGGCCAGATGCTGCATGGACTCGAAGAAGATCGGGCGGCCGGTGGTGAGCGTCTCGACGCCGGGCAGGTGGGCGGTGAGGGACACGCCGTCGAAACGGTCCAGGAAGCCCTTCGGGAAGCCGGTCTCCCAGGCCAGGTAGAGGTGCCGCTCGTTCAGCAGGTAGATCGCCAGTTGCCTGCCGCCGAACGCGGGCAGCAGCTCCTCCGTGACCACCACCGAGACCTGGCGTGCCGTGACGGCCTCCGTCAGCGCGATGGCGAGGGCGACCGGCCGGTAGAGCGCGGACGCCCGGTCGGCCGGGGAGCCGATCCCCACGCCGGGTGTGACGACGGACCCCGGCGTGTAGGCCGGTTCCGTGGCGGCGAGCGTGACCGTCACTCCGTCGTGGCCCGGGTACAGGGACACGGACAGCCAGTCGTCGTCGGCGCGCCTCGCGAGGAAGTGCACCGGGTCGTGGGAGAGCAGCGCGGCCCGGTGATCGTCGTCGTACGCGGGGTGTCCGAACCACGGCAGGACCTCCCACACGACGCGGCCGACCAGGTCGGCGCGTGCCCGGTCGAGCAGCTCCTCCGCGAGATCGTTGACGTAGGTGATCCGTCCGAGCCGGTCGAGCGAGAAGATGCCGCGCGGGAGCCGGTCGGCCGCCTCCGCGACGACCGCCCCGGCACCGAGGTCGACGAGGAAGCCGGTGAGACGACCGGCCGCGCCGTCACCGGGCGGTCGGGTCCGGCGGCTGGAGAGTTCGAGGAGGTTCGTCCGGCCGTCGGGGCCGCGCAGCCGCAACCGGCGTACGACCGGGCCCGACGATCCGGCCGCCCGGCGGGCGACGGCGCACAGCCCGCACACGTCCTCCGGGGCCAGTAGCGCAGTCAGCGCGTCGATGGTGCCCCCGAACTGTGCGTGCTCCGTGGCGAGGATCGCGCACAGCTCCCGGTCGGCTTCGACGGCGCCGGTGTCCAGGTCCCACTCGAAGTGTCCGATCCTGACCGGTGGACCGGAGGCCGAGGGCAGCTGGACGGGTACCGGCTCGCCGTCCCACACGACCTGGGTGCCCTCGCCCGCCAGCTCCGCGAGGTCGGAGCCGAGCTGGTGGGCCACCTTCTGAAGGCTGTGCCGGTGGGCCCGCGATATCGGCTTCCCGGGAGTGGCCGGGCGCAGCACCGCCAGGACCCCGAACTTCTCGTGGCCGCCGCCGACGGGCACGAACAGCGAACCGAACGGGAACGGCAGGCCGGCCATCAACTGCGGGAACCGGCGCATGGCCTCCTCGGCGTCGGGAAGCAGGATCGACCGGTGCGAGCGGTAGGACTCACACACCGGGAAGGGCCGGTTCACATGCATGCGCCACCAGGGGCGGAACAGTCGACCCGGCAGGCCGGCAAGCACCGCGAGCCGCAGCAGTTCAGGGTTCCCGGAGCGCAGATATACGCCGCCTGCGTACCCGTCGGCGGACTCGACCGCGCTCACTGCGGCCTGCGCGAGCACCAGGG from Streptomyces sp. NBC_01707 includes the following:
- a CDS encoding acyl-CoA dehydrogenase family protein; amino-acid sequence: MTRLAQTAGLNDIQQEILSTVRDFVDKEIIPVATQLEHRDEYPTEIVEGLKELGLFGLMIPEEYGGLGESLLTYALCVEEIARGWMSVSGIINTHFIVAYMLKQHGTQEQKDTFLPRMALGEVRGAFSMSEPALGSDVSAITSKGVRDGDEYVLNGQKMWLTNGGTSSLVAVLCRSDEGHPEGTAPHKSMTTFLVEKEPGFGEVRPGLTIPGKIDKMGYKGVDTTELIMDGLRIPANRVLGGTTGRGFYQMMDGVEVGRVNVAARGCGVAQRAFELGVSYAQQRHTFGKPIAQHQAIQFKLAEMATKVEAAHAMMVNAARKKDSGERNDLEAGMAKYLASEYCKEVVEDAFRIHGGYGFSKEYEIERLYREAPMLLIGEGTAEIQKMIIGRRLLEEYRFQG
- a CDS encoding phosphatidylserine decarboxylase, with amino-acid sequence MPDSQTSASRGGVRLARGASPWLLPTVATAALSLTRARKSGRWAAVAVPTTALAAGMLWFFRDPEREITQGRVISPADGVVQSIMPWKDGRTRVAIFMSPLNVHVNRAPLAGTVTSVEHIPGGFVPAFNKESENNERVVWHFDTELGDIEMVQIAGAVARRIVPYIPQGTKVEQGERIGLIRFGSRVDIYLPEGIDVAVEVGQATTAGVTRIDRD
- the pssA gene encoding CDP-diacylglycerol--serine O-phosphatidyltransferase, with amino-acid sequence MPEAESEDDVEDMPLSLRLSIADTLTLGNATCGFMAVYFTTTGILIPHLTGSDESGMARHSAATAVILMLLAAVFDLFDGLVARKLRSSPMGAELDNLSDLISFGLAPAYFVLVYGMVADDAHQRVSALAAIVVLLAVVLRLARFSCVTMKDGMFQGMPSPFGALTVVSIVLLELPFVPTLLAIVGVAWLMVSRVEYPKPRGVLAVAMLSWIVGAMGLLAAWAFDAPGGQLLLQTGCALQVVLGAVIPLFATARRVNTFRDNRREARAAQLP
- a CDS encoding SpoIIE family protein phosphatase; protein product: MPGELSLVLAQAAVSAVESADGYAGGVYLRSGNPELLRLAVLAGLPGRLFRPWWRMHVNRPFPVCESYRSHRSILLPDAEEAMRRFPQLMAGLPFPFGSLFVPVGGGHEKFGVLAVLRPATPGKPISRAHRHSLQKVAHQLGSDLAELAGEGTQVVWDGEPVPVQLPSASGPPVRIGHFEWDLDTGAVEADRELCAILATEHAQFGGTIDALTALLAPEDVCGLCAVARRAAGSSGPVVRRLRLRGPDGRTNLLELSSRRTRPPGDGAAGRLTGFLVDLGAGAVVAEAADRLPRGIFSLDRLGRITYVNDLAEELLDRARADLVGRVVWEVLPWFGHPAYDDDHRAALLSHDPVHFLARRADDDWLSVSLYPGHDGVTVTLAATEPAYTPGSVVTPGVGIGSPADRASALYRPVALAIALTEAVTARQVSVVVTEELLPAFGGRQLAIYLLNERHLYLAWETGFPKGFLDRFDGVSLTAHLPGVETLTTGRPIFFESMQHLAAAYPGIPLDADVGARAFLPLIASGRPVGSCILGFDHPRGFTPEERTVLTALAGLIAQSLQRAQRYDTESALARGLQNALLPHRLPVLEHVETAGRYLAGTQGMDVGGDWYDVIETERGLALVIGDVQGHGVAAAATMGQLRSAVRAFALSGHDPQEVVSGTNRLLIDLDPGQIASCCYVVLDPVTGRTQAVRAGHPQPLLRHPDHTTEVLDLPGGIVLGVAPRASYPVNDLLLDPGAILTLFTDGLVEHTGTDIDLGIERLRSTIERADLPSLADMADLVIREAKQESDRPDDIALLLAARWEA